The uncultured Cohaesibacter sp. genome window below encodes:
- a CDS encoding peptidoglycan-binding domain-containing protein, translated as MSETYDDYENWEDEGKRSPLALVGILVMALTSAAIIGNALLYQPKSAELQMMNSVRNDSLKARPSEPAVEGQTARTTMVLSIQNALTIAGYYAGPIDGMEGSQTQEAISAYQDYVGLPVNGKVSKELYDILTGRKTLATGKVSQVESVRVAQNGSVETVGSILQASPQPQPRLSDVTQQTESGLEALPRIKPATEPQAAPSRPSQRLAVTPRPEPRQQILQEQNMVQLMASTNGPVPPEDIPGTVAQTASGDPVLIKVQKALKKIGYENLTVDGVMGSRTSSAIASFQRSRGHPVTGQVNDRLLQEMMVMGYLDLG; from the coding sequence ATGTCAGAGACATATGACGATTATGAAAACTGGGAAGACGAGGGGAAAAGAAGCCCGCTCGCCCTGGTTGGCATTCTGGTCATGGCGCTCACGAGTGCGGCCATTATCGGCAATGCATTGTTGTATCAGCCAAAGTCCGCCGAACTGCAGATGATGAACAGCGTGCGCAATGACAGCCTCAAGGCTCGCCCATCCGAACCCGCCGTTGAAGGCCAGACGGCGCGCACAACCATGGTTCTGTCCATCCAGAATGCCCTGACCATTGCCGGCTATTACGCCGGACCGATCGATGGCATGGAAGGCAGTCAGACCCAGGAAGCAATCTCCGCCTATCAGGACTATGTTGGCCTGCCGGTGAATGGCAAGGTCTCGAAGGAACTCTACGACATCCTGACTGGGCGCAAGACGCTGGCGACGGGCAAGGTTTCCCAGGTCGAGAGCGTTCGTGTCGCTCAGAACGGCTCAGTTGAAACCGTCGGGTCCATTCTGCAGGCCAGCCCACAACCGCAGCCTCGTCTGTCTGATGTGACACAGCAGACGGAAAGCGGACTGGAAGCCCTGCCACGGATCAAACCGGCAACCGAGCCGCAAGCCGCACCATCACGCCCGTCTCAGCGTCTTGCTGTGACGCCACGGCCGGAGCCTCGCCAGCAGATCCTGCAGGAACAGAACATGGTTCAGCTGATGGCCTCGACCAACGGTCCGGTGCCGCCCGAGGACATCCCCGGCACCGTTGCCCAGACTGCGTCTGGTGACCCGGTGCTGATCAAGGTCCAGAAGGCCCTGAAGAAAATCGGCTATGAAAATCTGACCGTTGATGGCGTCATGGGCAGCCGCACCAGTTCGGCAATTGCCAGCTTCCAGCGCAGCCGTGGACATCCCGTTACCGGTCAGGTGAACGATCGCCTTTTGCAGGAAATGATGGTCATGGGCTATCTCGATCTGGGCTAA
- a CDS encoding DUF1491 family protein: protein MRLTSDLWVSAYLRRRNSAGKPSVLVRRGAREAGAIFVRVDRLDGTHDLYEPASQLSYSEENSRLGDRLFRRCLEAVSTFDIMDRLEKEEKFDSDFWVVETECAEASHDLLLADD from the coding sequence ATGCGCCTTACTTCAGACCTCTGGGTCTCAGCCTATCTGCGTCGCCGAAACTCTGCGGGCAAACCTTCGGTATTGGTGCGTCGTGGCGCACGTGAGGCGGGGGCCATATTTGTCCGGGTTGACCGGCTGGACGGGACGCACGACCTCTATGAACCCGCCAGTCAGCTCTCCTATTCGGAGGAGAATTCACGACTGGGCGACCGCCTGTTTCGCCGGTGCCTGGAGGCAGTTTCGACCTTTGACATCATGGATAGGCTGGAGAAGGAAGAGAAGTTCGACAGTGATTTCTGGGTTGTCGAAACCGAATGCGCAGAAGCCAGCCACGATTTGCTGTTGGCTGACGATTGA